The DNA window GGAAACTCCAACGTAACGGTTGATCTGTCCGACGAAACAggtgaaaattcaaatttaataattttttttagataaatattttataatttaaaatctatTGGAGGGATTGGCCTTTTTATGACTTCGAAATTAAAAACTAATAGCTCTTTTGAAAAgcgttttcatgaaaaattggTTATACTCTCATATATTTTCGTAAGTCGTCTGACACGTTTTCGTCTGTTGATTCCACTCAATAGGACACCCCCTTTTAATTCTTCACTTGGTTTGAATTAGTTCCTGACTACCGTTATTCAAGAAATTAAATGTAGAGTGTTGTGTACCATTCAAACAGTTTCCCCTTTTCACTTTCGTTATTTTAGCGACTCCATGTCAATAGGCCAAaaacttttactttttttgtcCCGTTAAATGATTTTACAGGTTCAACAAACATTTTGCCGATTTGTGTTATTTATGTAATGTCggtatcagagagagagagagagagaggggggggggggctacgtTCCTCTCCCATTATCGAATTGCCAATTTTTGAGTTTTCATGTTCTAAATCGTATCTACACTTCGTATTAAATCAAGGAAAGAGTAATTTAAGTGTAACTTTGTGTAATCTTTTGGGAGAGTCTTATTCCAGATCTTAATTACAGAATATTACGGCAAGTTTCTGGGATTTTCGAGTGTTACTAAATCTCGATACCCCAAATATACAAGGGACCTATCAACAGTGGGAAATGTCAGAACCGCGTTTGTTTGATCAGCGCTTAATCGTAAGCCAATTTCAGACAGGTTTGGATTAACGATCAATTGTTCCTAACAAAGAGCTACATAGTTCAAAATATTAGATAGGAGATTTTATAGTTTAATACATATGACTCAGATACATTAAAATTGGGGAAAAAGTAGATCAATTTTTGAATCTGGCTAAAACAAACATAGGCGTTCGGCAAGTTAAACAAGGGAGAATCCTCAGATATAGGCAAATTAGTACAACGTAAAATCAGATGGCGCATGAAAGTGAACAACTCAATAACTACTTAATGTGTAGACAAGAGAATTATctgaattcaataaaatcacaATATAAAGCTTCTCGCGTAACACAGGTGGACGGAAAGAAGtaaatgggggagggggtggggggggggggtcaatcgATGAAATTCATATGAATTCAGGCGCGGCATTTCAAACAATTCAGGTTTTATCAAATGTATTGATACTCATCAAACGCTCCGatcttttaatttttgacataaaaaaattgtccGATTGTATGGTAGATAACATTGGTCtgattgattattttaaacaagCGGGGGGTTGATGTTTTTCTGTTGTTAATGTAAGTAACTAGCTCTATATAAAGGTCGATTGTCTGGCTTAATACACAAAATGAGAGGTATTGGCACCGATGAAATCGTATTTTTCTATACCTAAaacttataaacatttgttaaaaCTTGTCTCTTTTTAGAATTTGTTTAAGTCTTAACGATACCCTAACGCGATTGCAATGTTAGATAATTTTAAATGTCTTTGTATACACGGATttctttcaaagaaaaattatcttatttttgTCTTAAATTACAAGATTTGTGTACAGAATAACTGTTATAAATATCAACACACAATACAAATGTTGACAAGATGTCATTTAGAAACCATATGGCCTCAAGTCATTTTTGAATGACAATTATAATTTGAGAATTCAAGACAGAAGAAAATCAATTCACTATAAAAGGGTTTGTGGATATttctttaattgaaaaaaaaaatcaccagagtaaaaacaaattgatttcGATTGTCCTCGGTAATGAGTTGTTCGTATCTAGCCCTGTAGGAAATTAACGGAACGATATTTTGCAATTCTTATCTCTCGACATGTTCGCAGGTTTTACTTTTTCCGCCCGACTGTGTTGCCCCCTCGTTCATCTCGGCGTGGGTTTTAGTGTGTTCAGAACTTTTTTATTGTCTCGTTTCTAACGAGACCAAGGAGAGATTTGAGCACTTGTTCGATATTCACATTGATCATCACGCCAAGTTTCATTTAAATCTGTCAAATAAACAGCTCTCTAACATGATAACCTGTTGGGTCGAGTGGGCCGCTTGCCGATACGATTACAGAACTATATCAGTTACATTGATTCACCAAAAACAGCTGATTTATGGAAGCTTTAAAGCACGTGATTATCAGTTAAAGGCCAGAACATGATTTAATTTACAGTTGATCCTCGCTTAATGAATTTGAATGACGAGTACgtatattttcatgaatttgctCTTCAACCTGTCagtccaaccccccccccccccctccaccctCCACCGATTGCGACAGTTGTGCAtctatttctatatattttactgcCCGTAATCAGCAAATTTTACATTCTAAACGGGTAATATCTTAATGATATGGATTAATGATATccaaattaatattcatatgataaaacatgcacaaaatgtaaaatcgaacatgtaatatcaaaatgTGCCCTTATGATATCCGAATAATCACTGGTGATGTGTATACATAAGAATATCGAAATACATAAGGTGATATCCAAATGTttgttaataatatatttatgtttacatataaaataacTAATTTGACAATAGGATATGGTACTTGTAGTACTCATCTTTGACACTGCCTCTTTATTAACAGGTCTTGTAAAGGAACTGGACAACCATAGGCATGATTACGCCAATAAATATCTGACGTCACACGAGACTTACATCCTTGTCCAAAAAGAACTCCAGTCGGACAACGCCTCTGTGGACTCGGGGTCCACCCCTAGCCAGAATTACCAATACAAACCACTGCTGGAGAAATTCGAGGAACTTTTCCCAAATTATAGACTACATGTGGATCATATTCCAACGAAAGTGACCAAGAAACGTCCAGGAAAGTCCCCAAGTCCGGCTGGAAGGTTTGCTCCAAAGTCCAAAACCAAAAACGTAGAAACCATTTCTAAAAAGACGGCCAGCAAAAAGCGGTAACGAACAGGGAAAGCTAGAGATATAATTAAGTACTATTGACCGTCTGTTTGAGGAAACGAGCGAACTTGGGCAAAGCGTACTCAAGTACTTAAATAATAAACGGGCGCTCTCGTCAAGGTTTTTTCGGTACAAGAGGACGGGAAACAATTTCAGTCCTATGTGGATCGAGATTTTTGAAATGATgtgttattcaaaattttataaactttCCAATTTGTCACGAATCACTTGAAATCTGACTTCTCAGTTTATATATGCATGGTTCATGTACGTGTTAAACACTCCAATGTAACTGAACACTTTGTCTATAATTGGAAATCAAAACACGAGTCAGGTCTACTCTACTGACGACCGTTAACGTAACTAAATTATTCATGCATTGTTTTAGTGCATATATAATGgcaatttattgtatttttttcacatttctGTTATActattattgatttttcaatgggtttttaacaaaaataaatctttcaAATCCATTAAGCAAGTGTTTTGACTGTTCTTGTATGtactacaataattttgatttatcattcTTGGATGCATGCCATTAATAAATAGTTTATTATATTAACcatttaattcatttcaatGAGAGTCTTTCATTCGCCATTTTGCAATCTGAAGTCATACCAAGGTTTGACATGTTAAATGGGTGTGAATTAGCTAGCTAGGACATTATAAATGTACAATGCACAGCAGTTGCTGTTTGAAAAATACAAGctaatcaatttttgtatacTCCTGAATGTTTGTAATATCAAATAACACAATGAATGATTTATCAGTTTTAATATGtgcccaataaatgtataaataatagATCCATCTTCTCTCACCTTACTGGAAACAAATACACAGCTAAATAAATACACACAGACTAAAAGTACAAACTTAACAACTTGCACCTCTCCATTCAAATCTCATACAATGTCCTATCatcctaaataaaaaatctactCTTACCATAATTCTTCCCTAGAAATCTGCTCTAGaaaaaatgcaatgtgtttGAATCTTTAAGAGATATTTCAAAAGTACCATAGTCAACcctgataatgttactgcaaTACATATCCAAGTTCTCTTCCAATTTTCCATCCAGTGTAAAActgcatataaagaaaatctttttccTTATACATGGAACATGTATCGAGAAGAAACAACACACAGTGTTTTGAAGATTATGTTCAGGAATGAGACTTTGCAGTGTTGCGACAACTGACTCCCTGTACAGTACATTACAGTAATCTGGTTCCTATTAACTTGGTACCCAGTCTATGCTAGCCTATATGGACTATCACACGACTGATCTCAGTCTATACTGTTCTTCATCATCTGTTGGAGTCGCGCCAGTCTGGCATCAATTTCAGAAATCTCTGCTGAGCGGTCAAAAGAATCACTGTCATCTCCTGgacaaaaaaaagaagaaaagatgtCAATATGCTATAAATTCAATTAAAAGGTGAAGAACCAAAAATATTACCGAGTACTTAGTAATTAATATGGAAATGCTTGTAAACAAGTGGTGAACGGCAAAATGAAATAGTTACTGGTACACATGTACTTAATAATCGAAGGTGGAAGTGCTAGTACCGGTACGTAAATATTTGTTAGggttgtttaaaaaacaaaacagaatgtTGTCAAGAGATTGTGTCTCACAAGACGAGGACATCTTAACTTATATGAATCATGATATAAACAGAATTGATAACACAAACCtaagaaaaactaaaatacTTTAAGTACATAAAAA is part of the Crassostrea angulata isolate pt1a10 chromosome 3, ASM2561291v2, whole genome shotgun sequence genome and encodes:
- the LOC128175516 gene encoding uncharacterized protein LOC128175516, with the protein product MFILVKYGNNETLLCNPSCAVVNLLTNIKRRAGYGNSNVTVDLSDETGLVKELDNHRHDYANKYLTSHETYILVQKELQSDNASVDSGSTPSQNYQYKPLLEKFEELFPNYRLHVDHIPTKVTKKRPGKSPSPAGRFAPKSKTKNVETISKKTASKKR